Proteins encoded in a region of the Lepeophtheirus salmonis chromosome 6, UVic_Lsal_1.4, whole genome shotgun sequence genome:
- the zip gene encoding myosin heavy chain, non-muscle isoform X9 yields the protein MSLTLELCKLDESVDLIPDRDYTGELEQQLLKANPILEAFGNAKTVKNDNSSRFGKFIRINFDASGYIAGANIETYLLEKARMIRQASDERSFHIFYQLLAGASPEQKKKFILENPKDYTFLSNGIATIPGTDDSEEFNLTNQAMKIMGISEEDSASIWKVISGTMLFGNMEFRQERNSDQAILPDNTVAQKIAHLLGLNVNDLSKSFLRPRIKVGRDYVTKAQTKEQVEFAIEAIAKAMFERLFKWIVTRINRSLDRTKRQGASFIGILDIAGFEIFDLNSFEQLCINYTNEKLQQLFNHTMFILEQEEYQREGIEWTFIDFGLDLQPTIDLIEKPMGIMALVDEECWFPKATDKSFVDKLVTSHSGHPKFVKTDFRGEADFSVIHYAGKVDYSAKQWLMKNMDPLNENIVQQLKASQDPFVINIWKDAEIVGMAQQAMSDTQFGARTRKGMFRTVSQLYKEQLGKLMVTLRNTNPNFVRCIIPNHDKRAGKINAWLVLDQLRCNGVLEGIRICRQGFPNRIPFQEFRQRYELLTPNAIPKGFMDGKKACEKMITVLELDRNLFRIGQSKIFFRAGVLAHLEEERDLRITDLVVKFQAYCRGLLARRNYQKRTQQLNAIRILQRNCSAYLKLRNWQWWRLYTKVKPLLQVTKNDEKVIQKETELKEIKDKLESHEKSVQDLDRQYQQAMEEKNILAEQLQAETELCAEAEEMRARLAARKQELEEILHDMEARIEEEEEKALKMTEDRKRLQLTIQDLEEQLEEEEAARQKMQIEKVQAEAKIKKYEDELLVFDDLSQRGVKEKKMLDERLSDVTATLAEEEEKSKHLSKLRAKHESTISDLEEKLRKDNQQRQEVERAKRKIETELNDVKEQVMEKKAQVEDFQLQLGKREEELALAMMKMDEEAAAKAKSQKKLREVEAQLTEVVEDLEAEKGARVKAEKQKRELNEELEALKNELLDSLDSTAAQQELRTAREKELAGLKKSLEDEALNHETSVADMRHKHSAEASQLNDVIDQLKKNKSSLEKAKGQLEADNADMTNELKTLSTAKAENERRRKQLENSIAELQMKLQESEKNAADSTDKVSKLIAELENISTALNVAENKASHATKSTGALETQLAETNYLLEEETRQKLALNSKLRSLEHEKDAMTEQLEEEEEAKKSLEKQLSSTLAQLNDVKKRAEEESETIARLEDTKKKNYKDIEELQHKVDELQAANEKLDKSKKKLAAELDDASLELDVHRGKVLELEKKQRNFDKILTEEKNTTDRIATERDNAERDAREKETKLLNLNRELEDTLARLDDKDREKRLLQNELDDLVNSQGNADKNVHELEKAKRNLEAALVEAKRQLEEAEDEFQAVEDQKMRLEVNMQALKAQYERDIQAREEAGEEKRRGMGKHIRDLESELDEERKQKVAAVNAKKKLDADYKDLESTMEINTKLKDDALKQLKKHQAAMKELQRDAEESNQARSDTLQQYKELEKKVKSLEAELIQIQEDLTAAERGRRLAETERDELQEEINSKESRGSLLSDEKRRLDARIAALEEELEEEQGNSEMLMERAKKAQASIEQMTTELAQERGQVQKLENSKMLLERQNKELKAKLQEIETSQRVKAKATIAALESKIANLEEQLSVETAERMGQAKLNRKQEKKLKENLLMLEDERRHADQYKEQNEKVNARLKALKRQLDETEEEMSREKAQKRKTQRELEDSLHDNEAKEREITNLKNKLREYEDELNYSFLSMNKDALRSLATNSRRRDILSLTRGTAADMTTDSLTSSSSPLTLSTEDLSSTRSMSPKLSSMNSTNNNESIYSNVLHDNNSKF from the exons ATGAGTTTAACTCTCGAACTATGTAAGCTTGACGAATCCGTTGATTTAATTCCGGATCGTGACTACACA ggTGAACTTGAGCAACAATTATTGAAGGCAAATCCTATCCTTGAAGCCTTTGGCAACGCAAAAACCGTCAAAAATGACAATTCCTCCCGTTTT GGTAAATTTATTCGAATCAATTTTGATGCCAGTGGATACATTGCTGGAGCAAATATTG aaacatATTTATTGGAAAAGGCGCGTATGATTCGCCAAGCCTCAGATGAAAGATCATTCCATATTTTCTATCAATTATTGGCAGGAGCTTCTCCTGAACAAAAAA aaaaattcattcttgagaatCCTAAAGATTATACTTTCTTAAGTAATGGAATTGCCACCATTCCTGGTACCGATGATTCTGAAGAGTTTAACTTGACTAATCAAGCAATGAAGATCATGGGCATTTCTGAAGAAGACTCTGCATCAATTTGGAAAGTCATCTCCGGTACAATGCTTTTTGGAAACATGGAATTCCGTCAAGAACGGAATTCTGATCAAGCTATTCTTCCTGATAATACAGTCGCTCAGAAGATAGCTCATCTTCTTGGTCTTAATGTTAATGATCTTAGCAAGTCATTTTTACGTCCTAGAATTAAAGTTGGTCGTGACTATGTGACCAAAGCTCAAACAAAG GAACAAGTCGAATTTGCAATTGAAGCCATTGCTAAAGCTATGTTTGAGCGGCTCTTCAAATGGATTGTAACCAGAATCAATCGCTCTCTTGACAGAACAAAGCGTCAAGGTGCCAGTTTTATTGGAATTTTGGATATTGCTGGATTCGAAATCTTCGATCTTAACAGCTTCGAGCAGTTGTGTATCAATTACACAAATGAAAAACTACAACAGTTGTTTAATCACACC atgTTTATCCTTGAACAAGAAGAATATCAGCGAGAAGGTATTGAATGGACTTTCATTGATTTTGGTCTGGATTTACAGCCAACCATTGATTTGATTGAAAAACCTATGGGTATTATGGCTCTTGTTGATGAAGAATGTTGGTTTCCAAAAGCAACTGATAAGAGTTTTGTAGACAAACTCGTAACTAGTCATTCTGGACATCCTAAATTTGTTAAAACTGATTTCCGTGGAGAAGCCGATTTCTCCGTTATTCATTATGCAGGAAAGGTTGACTATTCCGCCAAACAATGGCTCATGAAGAATATGGACcccttaaatgaaaatattgttcaaCAATTGAAAGCCTCTCAAGATCCATTTGTCATTAACATATGGAAAGAtg CTGAAATCGTTGGCATGGCTCAACAGGCCATGAGTGATACTCAATTTGGAGCTAGAACACGTAAGGGTATGTTCCGTACAGTTTCACAGTTATACAAAGAGCAACTTGGCAAGCTCATGGTGACCCTTCGTAACACAAACCCCAATTTTGTCCGTTGCATCATTCCTAATCATGATAAGCGTGCTGGAAAAATTAATGCATGGTTGGTTTTGGATCAACTTAGATGCAATGGTGTTCTTGAGGGAATTCGTATTTGTCGTCAAGGTTTCCCCAATCGTATTCCATTCCAAGAATTCCGTCAACGATACGAATTACTTACTCCTAATGCTATTCCAAAGGGGTTTATGGACGGAAAGAAGGCATGTGAAAAAATGATAACTGTTTTAGAATTGGATAGAAACCTTTTTAGAATTGGGCAGTCTAAAATTTTCTTTAGAGCAGGTGTCCTTGCTCATCTTGAGGAAGAAAGAGATTTGCGCATAACAGATCTTGTCGTTAAATTCCAAGCATACTGTAGAGGTCTTTTAGCAAGAAG aaattaccAGAAACGCACTCAACAATTAAATGCCATCCGAATCCTCCAAAGAAATTGTTCTGCCTACTTGAAACTTAGAAACTGGCAATGGTGGAGATTGTACACTAAAGTAAAGCCATTGTTGCAG GTTACCAAGAACGATGAAAAGGTGATTCAAAAGGAGAcagaattaaaagaaataaaggatAAGTTAGAGTCGCATGAAAAGTCCGTCCAAGATTTGGATCGTCAATATCAACAAGccatggaagaaaaaaatatattggctgAACAACTCCAAGCTGAAACAGAACTTTGTGCAGAAGCGGAAGAGATGCGAGCTCGACTTGCTGCACGGAAACAAGAACTGGAAGAAATTCTTCATGATATGGAAGCCCGTATcgaggaggaagaagaaaaagccTTGAAAATGACTGAAGATAGAAAGCGTCTCCAACTTACCATCCAAGATTTAGAAGAACAgttggaagaagaagaagctgCTAGACAAAAAATGCAGATTGAAAAGGTACAAGCTGAAGCTAAGATCAAGAAATACGAGGATGAACTTCTTGTATTTGATGATTTAAGCCAAAGAGGagtcaaagaaaagaaaatgttggACGAACGACTCAGTGATGTAACTGCAACTCTTgcagaagaagaagagaaatcCAAGCATTTATCTAAGCTTCGTGCCAAGCATGAGTCTACCATAAGTGATTTAGAAGAAAAACTTCGAAAAGACAATCAACAACGTCAAGAGGTAGAAAGAGCCAAACGAAAAATCGAAACAGAGTTGAACGATGTTAAGGAACAAGTCATGGAAAAGAAGGCTCAAGTCGAGGATTTCCAACTACAGCTCGGTAAAAGAGAGGAAGAGTTGGCATTAGCTATGATGAAAATGGATGAGGAGGCTGCAGCCAAAGCCAAGTCCCAAAAGAAATTGAGAGAAGTTGAAGCTCAATTGACTGAGGTTGTAGAAGATCTTGAAGCTGAAAAAGGTGCTCGAGTAAAGGCTGAAAAACAAAAGCGTGAACTTAATGAGGAACTTGAAGctttgaagaatgaattattgGACTCATTGGACTCAACTGCTGCTCAGCAAGAGCTTCGAACTGCTCGAGAAAAGGAGTTGGCTGgactaaaaaaatctttagaagATGAGGCTCTGAATCACGAAACATCTGTTGCAGACATGAGACATAAACATTCCGCAGAAGCAAGTCAATTAAATGATGTTATCGATcaattgaaaaagaataaatcctCATTGGAGAAAGCCAAAGGTCAACTTGAAGCTGATAATGCTGATATGACCAATGAATTGAAAACCCTATCCACTGCCAAGGCTGAAAATGAGCGACGTCGCAAGCAATTAGAAAATAGTATTGCTGAATTGCAAATGAAATTGCAAGAAAGTGAAAAGAATGCCGCGGATAGTACGGACAAAGTTTCAAAGTTAATTGCTGAACTTGAAAATATAAGTACAGCATTGAATGTGGCAGAAAACAAGGCATCGCATGCCACTAAGTCCACAGGAGCTTTGGAAACGCAACTTGCTGAAACCAATTACCTTTTGGAGGAAGAAACTCGTCAAAAATTGGCCCTTAATTCCAAATTACGCTCCTTAGAACATGAAAAGGATGCAATGACCGAACAATTAGAAGAGGAGGAAGAGGCCAAAAAATCTTTGGAAAAGCAGCTCTCAAGCACATTAGCACAATTAAATGATGTTAAGAAGCGCGCTGAAGAAGAGTCTGAAACCATTGCTCGTTTGGAGGATACTAAAAAGAAGAACTACAAGGATATTGAGGAACTTCAACATAAGGTTGATGAGCTCCAAGCAGCAAATGAAAAACTGGATAAATCTAAGAAAAAATTGGCTGCTGAATTGGATGATGCATCATTGGAGTTGGACGTTCATCGCGGAAAAGTTTTGGAGTTGGAAAAGAAGCAAAGAAACTTCGACAAGATACTTACGGAAGAAAAGAACACTACGGATCGCATTGCTACTGAAAGAGATAATGCGGAAAGAGATGCCCGTgagaaagaaacaaaacttCTTAACCTTAACAGAGAACTTGAAGACACTCTTGCTCGTCTTGATGATAAAGACAGGGAAAAGAGACTTCTCCAGAATGAACTTGATGATCTCGTCAATTCACAGGGTAATGCTGATAAGAATGTGCATGAACTAGAGAAGGCGAAGCGTAACCTAGAAGCAGCCCTTGTTGAAGCTAAGAGGCAGTTGGAAGAAGCAGAAGATGAGTTCCAAGCCGTTGAGGATCAGAAAATGAGGTTAGAAGTCAATATGCAAGCATTGAAGGCTCAATATGAAAGAGATATTCAGGCTCGTGAAGAAGCTGGCGAGGAAAAACGACGGGGTATGGGCAAACATATCAGAGACCTTGAATCTGAACTTGACGAAGAACGTAAACAGAAGGTTGCTGCTGTCAATGCCAAGAAAAAACTTGATGCTGATTACAAGGATCTTGAGTCTACCATGGAAATCAATACCAAGCTCAAGGATGATGCCCTTAAACAACTCAAGAAACACCAAGCTGCTATGAAGGAACTTCAACGTGATGCTGAAGAATCCAACCAAGCTCGAAGTGATACCCTTCAACAATACAAGGAATTAGAGAAGAAGGTCAAGTCCTTGGAAGCAGAACTTATTCAAATACAAGAAGATTTGACCGCTGCTGAAAGAGGAAGAAGGCTCGCAGAAACTGAGAGAGATGAACTCCAAGAGGAGATTAACTCAAAAGAATCTCGTGGATCTCTTCTTAGTGATGAAAAACGGCGATTAGATGCACGTATTGCAGCATTGGAAGAAGAGCTCGAGGAAGAACAAGGCAATTCCGAGATGTTGATGGAGAGAGCCAAAAAAGCCCAGGCTAGTATTGAGCAAATGACAACTGAGTTGGCACAAGAAAGAGGacaagttcaaaaacttgagaattCCAAAATGCTTCTCGAGCGACAAAACAAGGAATTGAAAGCCAAGTTACAAGAGATTGAGACCTCTCAAAGAGTTAAGGCTAAAGCTACTATTGCCGCTCTTGAGTCCAAGATTGCTAATTTGGAAGAGCAATTATCTGTTGAAACTGCTGAACGCATGGGACAAGCTAAACTCAACagaaaacaagaaaagaaactCAAGGAGAACTTGCTTATGTTAGAGGATGAACGCAGACATGCTGATCAATACAAAGAGCAAAATGAAAAG GTTAATGCCAGACTCAAAGCGCTCAAACGTCAATTAGACGAAACCGAGGAGGAAATGTCGCGTGAAAAAgctcaaaaaagaaagacaCAAAGAGAACTTGAGGATTCTTTGCATGATAATGAGGCAAAGGAAAGAGAAATCACGAATTTGAAGAACAAATTAAG gGAGTACGAAGATGAGCTCAACTATTCGTTTTTATCAATGAACAAAGATGCGCTAAG